One stretch of bacterium DNA includes these proteins:
- a CDS encoding exonuclease domain-containing protein, translated as MSFEIERRNPEDLGLDLAALQSWLSEIGPVAFVDLETTGLPESRSAEIIEIGLLLLDPDEATVGVGASLVRPSRPIPPLVSRLTGLVDADVESAPRMIQLRERVREALAGRTLVAHQAEFERAFLRKEVDSGLGSARFLDTQAILALTHPDAGDLRLETFVRSMLDREERHRAFEDALDAATLVGRLARGAILGVARYSEARRILARHLPSSPWRGLLEGAASELADGEADDLFVVGDDEEAFDFERFATGATQDAAGVRPAPPGSQADGRFLEIGASGEVPVPFELEAILEALSDEARGRRHFPGYRVREEQLTLAREFFHVFADGGIAKLEGGTGVGKSLAYLAVAIPFAIARAAAGAKEPVVLSTRTKLLQDQLLRKDIAAAARFLGHPSLRALSIKGRANYVCERRLSAALGEASDPALLDDLREDYALLEACARIRPNGEIGTLPAALLRRHPRLRELLRASVAVRSDQCSREQCAHERRCPFGRHRRSLAKAHLVVANHDLLLRWPPDYPAFAHVVMDEGHEVGGVAEEVYAIRVRPEDVAERLDELFGAPVRRGQRRYATTGLVAQPESKNEEASLRQNRRDLMLELIGLGRTMAEGADAFGGVELSAEAARRFRGAGQVAEAAARRLDAIAAHASRTGPAKRLVSGEDRDGLPTGPQRDLDAEEEAERSITAHVEALVGAAHGLRVAFAPENDDYVAAFEGLESPYDRWSLVLRPVAPGEAFREEFLEKLEGLAVVSATLFVGGDDHAALGEVGLAGNDVPESWSRAVGSPFPYAEAMRVVAIEHDPALAGDLVEETAQTLATLARAMGGRTLGLFTSLARMRDTADRLSQLLEGEGIEVLLPRRASDDPGALVDRFRKAKGGAVLLGARRFWQGIDVRGEDLQAVVIEKLPFDVPTELRRRRDDRLRAMGEDPFRRAALGRMLLHLKQMAGRLIRSETDRGLVVIVDARRDRPYFRRLSDAFPEGVALESAEVGALPDIVRSLELGVFRPESI; from the coding sequence ATGAGCTTCGAGATCGAGCGGCGGAATCCGGAGGATCTCGGGCTCGACCTGGCTGCGTTGCAGTCGTGGCTGTCCGAGATCGGTCCGGTCGCGTTCGTGGATCTCGAGACGACGGGGCTGCCCGAGAGTCGTTCGGCGGAGATCATCGAGATCGGGCTCCTGCTCCTCGATCCCGACGAGGCGACCGTCGGCGTCGGGGCGAGCCTGGTCCGCCCGTCGCGGCCGATCCCGCCACTGGTGAGTCGACTGACCGGTCTCGTGGACGCCGACGTCGAGTCGGCGCCGCGGATGATCCAGCTGCGCGAGCGCGTTCGCGAGGCGCTCGCCGGCCGAACGCTCGTGGCTCATCAAGCGGAGTTCGAGCGGGCCTTCCTGCGCAAGGAGGTCGACTCCGGTCTCGGCAGCGCACGCTTCCTGGATACGCAGGCGATCCTCGCGCTCACCCATCCCGACGCGGGGGATCTCCGGCTCGAGACCTTCGTGCGCTCGATGCTCGATCGCGAGGAGCGTCATCGGGCCTTCGAGGACGCGCTGGATGCCGCCACCCTCGTCGGTCGGCTCGCGCGGGGCGCGATCCTGGGTGTCGCACGTTATTCCGAGGCGCGACGGATCCTCGCGCGTCATCTCCCGAGCTCCCCGTGGCGCGGGCTGCTGGAAGGCGCCGCGAGCGAGCTCGCCGACGGCGAGGCCGACGATCTCTTCGTCGTCGGCGACGACGAAGAGGCGTTCGACTTCGAGCGATTCGCCACGGGTGCAACGCAAGACGCAGCGGGCGTCCGGCCCGCGCCCCCCGGCTCGCAGGCCGACGGGCGCTTCCTGGAGATCGGGGCGAGCGGCGAGGTGCCGGTGCCCTTCGAGCTCGAGGCGATCCTCGAGGCGCTCTCGGACGAGGCGCGCGGGCGGCGTCACTTCCCGGGCTACCGCGTGCGGGAAGAGCAGCTGACCCTCGCTCGCGAGTTCTTCCACGTGTTCGCCGACGGTGGAATCGCGAAGCTCGAGGGTGGGACAGGGGTCGGGAAGTCGCTCGCCTATCTCGCGGTCGCGATTCCGTTCGCGATCGCGCGGGCTGCGGCCGGCGCCAAGGAGCCGGTCGTCCTCTCGACGCGGACGAAGCTCCTCCAGGACCAGCTCCTACGGAAGGACATCGCCGCCGCGGCGCGCTTCCTGGGCCACCCGTCCCTGCGTGCGCTCTCGATCAAGGGCCGCGCGAACTACGTCTGCGAGCGGCGCTTGAGCGCCGCGCTCGGCGAGGCCTCGGACCCGGCGCTCCTCGACGATCTCCGCGAGGACTACGCGCTCCTCGAGGCGTGCGCGCGGATCCGGCCGAACGGCGAGATCGGCACGTTGCCCGCGGCGCTCCTGCGAAGGCATCCGCGCTTGCGCGAGCTGCTGCGCGCGAGCGTGGCCGTTCGATCGGACCAGTGCTCCCGGGAGCAGTGCGCCCACGAGCGTCGCTGTCCCTTCGGCCGACATCGGCGCTCCCTGGCGAAGGCCCACCTCGTCGTCGCGAACCACGATCTGCTGCTCCGTTGGCCGCCGGACTACCCCGCCTTCGCGCACGTGGTGATGGACGAGGGGCACGAGGTCGGCGGGGTCGCGGAGGAGGTCTACGCCATCCGCGTGCGTCCGGAAGACGTGGCCGAGCGGCTCGACGAGCTCTTCGGCGCCCCGGTTCGGCGCGGCCAGCGACGGTATGCGACGACGGGCCTCGTGGCGCAGCCCGAATCGAAGAACGAAGAAGCCTCGCTCCGGCAGAACCGGCGCGATCTGATGCTCGAGCTGATCGGGCTCGGGCGGACGATGGCCGAAGGCGCGGATGCGTTCGGGGGCGTCGAGCTCTCGGCGGAAGCGGCCCGTCGATTCCGGGGGGCGGGGCAGGTGGCCGAGGCCGCCGCGCGGCGGCTCGACGCGATCGCCGCCCATGCGAGTCGCACGGGTCCGGCCAAGCGGCTCGTGTCCGGGGAGGATCGGGACGGGCTTCCGACGGGCCCCCAGCGAGATCTCGACGCCGAGGAAGAAGCGGAGCGCTCGATCACGGCCCACGTCGAGGCGTTGGTCGGCGCCGCCCATGGACTCCGCGTGGCCTTCGCGCCCGAGAACGACGACTATGTGGCGGCCTTCGAGGGTCTCGAGAGCCCCTACGATCGCTGGTCCCTCGTGCTCCGGCCGGTCGCGCCGGGTGAGGCGTTCCGGGAGGAGTTCCTCGAGAAGCTCGAGGGGCTTGCCGTGGTGTCGGCGACGCTCTTCGTCGGCGGTGACGATCACGCCGCCCTCGGTGAAGTCGGGCTCGCTGGAAACGACGTGCCGGAGAGCTGGAGCCGCGCGGTCGGTTCACCCTTCCCGTACGCCGAGGCGATGCGGGTCGTGGCGATCGAGCACGATCCGGCGCTCGCCGGCGACCTGGTCGAGGAGACCGCCCAGACGCTGGCGACGCTGGCTCGCGCGATGGGCGGTCGGACCCTCGGCCTCTTCACGAGCCTCGCGCGCATGCGCGACACGGCGGATCGCCTGAGCCAGCTCCTCGAGGGCGAGGGGATCGAGGTCCTCCTCCCGCGACGGGCGAGCGACGATCCGGGCGCGCTCGTCGACCGTTTCCGCAAGGCGAAGGGTGGGGCGGTGCTGCTCGGGGCGCGGCGATTCTGGCAGGGCATCGACGTGCGCGGCGAGGATCTGCAGGCGGTCGTGATCGAGAAGCTCCCCTTCGACGTGCCGACGGAGCTTCGTCGGCGCCGGGATGACCGGCTTCGGGCGATGGGCGAGGATCCGTTCCGCCGCGCTGCCCTCGGGCGGATGCTCCTGCACCTCAAGCAGATGGCGGGCCGCCTGATCCGGAGCGAGACCGATCGCGGCCTGGTGGTGATCGTCGACGCGCGTCGGGACCGTCCCTACTTCCGCCGCCTGTCGGACGCCTTCCCCGAAGGGGTCGCACTGGAGTCGGCCGAGGTCGGGGCGCTGCCGGACATCGTTCGAAGCCTCGAGTTGGGCGTTTTTCGACCCGAATCGATCTGA